ACCGGGATCGCCGGATTCCTTCTCGGCCTCTGGCTCACACCGCCGCGTGGCGACGCAGAGCCCGCCGCACCCTACGCGGAAGCGAGTCTCCTCGAAGGAACGGATGCAGGGTTGATCGACATGTATGGGGAAAGCTTCGCGCCGGACGCCGCTGCCCAGGGACAGGACAACCAGGATTCGATCGGAGCGCCCCAGCAAGCGACGGATGATTCTCGATGAACTGCGCCTTCGGATCGAGGCGAGCACTATGAGACGCATGTGCAGTCCGCGGAGCACAGGATGAGACGCCACCTCGGACGCTTGCTGCTGCTGTTCTCGCTGGGACTCAACCTGGCCTTCGTCACCATCGCCGTCGTGCGCGCGCGCGAAACCGTGAGCGAGGAGCGCGGCGGTCGGCCTGCCGACTTCTCGCCGCGCTGGCAGGGCCGGCGGGACGCGATCATGGGTCGGGCCCTCCGGCTCGAACCGGCGCAGAGGAGGGCACTGCACGAGCACTTGGGCGCCGTGCGTCCGGAGCTCCAGGCGGCGCGGCACGACCTGTTCCTCGCCCGCCGCGAGTTCCGCGAGGCCCTGCGCCGTGCCGATGCGCCGAGCGCCCGCCTCGCCCGCGCCCAGGTTTCCCAGGCTCAGATCCGTCTCGACAGCTTGAGCGCCGAAGCCATGCTGGCAGAGCTCGCCGTCCTGCGACCCGAGCAGCGCGAGCGCTACCTGCGCTGGACGATCGACCGGCCGCGCTTCCGTCACGACCGGGGCCGGCCACACGAGGATGAATGAACGTTCGGCGCCTGGGCACGAATCACTGCACTTTCCACGCCCCCACTGTGAAACGAAAGGATCCACCATGAAACCGACTCTCGTCTCCCCTCGCGGTCCCACTCATGCACACCGGCACCGCGTGCTCCTCGGTGTTGCACTGATCACCGCGGTCTTGCTCGCCCTCCTCCTCGGCTCTGTCGACACCGCCGGTGCGGCGCCCAAACCGGGTCATC
The sequence above is a segment of the Candidatus Krumholzibacteriia bacterium genome. Coding sequences within it:
- a CDS encoding periplasmic heavy metal sensor → MRRHLGRLLLLFSLGLNLAFVTIAVVRARETVSEERGGRPADFSPRWQGRRDAIMGRALRLEPAQRRALHEHLGAVRPELQAARHDLFLARREFREALRRADAPSARLARAQVSQAQIRLDSLSAEAMLAELAVLRPEQRERYLRWTIDRPRFRHDRGRPHEDE